A stretch of the Clavibacter sp. B3I6 genome encodes the following:
- a CDS encoding thioredoxin domain-containing protein has product MSKKTSADRDRIREIREKANAQRRLEEVRHRRRRLLTQLGVAVAVVVLIAGIWGGTSLLRDRAAAGSRPPSADAVVDLASGGRAQVTAEADGVSIGAPDAPVTLDLYEDYSCPHCAEYEVAAGPLLDRLAASGQVRVVHHPMQIVTNYGRAAGSTAACVLQHDAAAWPGVHSALFENHSAATDSWTGADFSSWLPSEGVTDQDALTCTDKGAYAGWISSNTESAAEAGVTSTPTLLIDGQKTPTVGGQDLVDALTAAGATLPTGIAAG; this is encoded by the coding sequence ATGAGCAAGAAGACCTCCGCCGACCGTGATCGCATCCGTGAGATCCGGGAGAAGGCCAACGCCCAGCGCCGCCTCGAGGAGGTGAGGCACAGGCGCCGACGCCTGCTCACGCAGCTCGGCGTCGCCGTCGCCGTCGTGGTCCTCATCGCGGGCATCTGGGGAGGCACCTCGCTGCTGCGCGATCGAGCTGCCGCGGGCAGCAGGCCCCCGTCGGCGGACGCCGTGGTGGATCTGGCCAGCGGCGGCCGAGCGCAGGTCACGGCCGAGGCGGACGGCGTCTCCATCGGAGCGCCCGACGCTCCGGTGACCCTCGACCTCTACGAGGACTACTCCTGCCCGCACTGCGCGGAGTACGAGGTCGCCGCCGGCCCCCTCCTTGACCGCCTCGCCGCATCCGGGCAGGTCCGGGTGGTCCACCACCCGATGCAGATCGTCACCAACTACGGCCGCGCCGCCGGCAGCACCGCCGCCTGCGTCCTCCAGCACGACGCCGCCGCCTGGCCGGGCGTGCATTCCGCCCTGTTCGAGAACCACTCCGCGGCGACCGACTCCTGGACGGGCGCGGACTTCTCCTCCTGGCTCCCCTCCGAGGGCGTCACCGACCAGGACGCCCTGACCTGCACCGACAAGGGCGCCTACGCCGGTTGGATCAGCAGCAACACCGAGAGCGCGGCCGAGGCAGGGGTCACGAGCACCCCCACGCTGCTCATCGACGGGCAGAAGACCCCGACCGTCGGGGGCCAGGACCTCGTCGACGCGCTCACGGCCGCCGGCGCGACGCTGCCGACCGGGATCGCCGCCGGGTAG
- a CDS encoding RICIN domain-containing protein, with protein MEGASFEVVNRNSGLCLTVAGGSSADGGDVVQGACSNGARSASSWILDPTADGHHRFVNASTSKVLDSASCGTADGTDARQWAWLANACQQWQPTPTGDGGYLTIANRANGKVLDVANCTTAVGGDVRQWRSLGNACQQWSIRPVGPSTVTSVSSGKSFDLPGCTTAAGAVLQQHAYLGSPCQGYSFTATTAGAVQIRPGSAPSLCLGVSGGSTAEGAAITQGTCGPAAAWRILPLPDGAMRFVSALTGKSLDLDGCSTADGAELQQYSTLDNPCQRFRIAR; from the coding sequence GTGGAGGGCGCGTCCTTCGAGGTCGTGAACCGCAACAGCGGCCTCTGCCTGACCGTGGCGGGCGGCTCGAGCGCCGACGGCGGCGACGTCGTCCAGGGCGCCTGCTCGAACGGTGCGAGGAGCGCCTCCAGCTGGATCCTCGATCCGACGGCCGACGGCCACCACCGGTTCGTGAACGCCTCGACCAGCAAGGTCCTCGACTCGGCGAGCTGCGGGACCGCCGACGGCACCGACGCCCGGCAGTGGGCGTGGCTGGCGAACGCCTGCCAGCAGTGGCAGCCGACGCCCACCGGCGACGGCGGCTACCTGACGATCGCGAACCGCGCCAACGGCAAGGTGCTCGACGTCGCGAACTGCACCACCGCGGTCGGGGGCGATGTCCGGCAGTGGCGCTCCCTCGGCAACGCCTGCCAGCAGTGGTCGATCCGCCCCGTCGGCCCCAGCACGGTCACGAGCGTCTCCAGCGGCAAGTCCTTCGACCTGCCCGGCTGCACGACCGCGGCCGGAGCCGTGCTGCAGCAGCACGCCTACCTCGGCTCGCCCTGCCAGGGCTACTCCTTCACCGCCACCACGGCCGGCGCCGTGCAGATCCGGCCCGGGTCCGCTCCGTCGCTCTGCCTGGGAGTGAGCGGCGGGTCCACGGCCGAGGGGGCTGCCATCACGCAGGGCACCTGCGGCCCCGCCGCGGCATGGCGGATCCTGCCGCTCCCCGATGGCGCGATGCGCTTCGTCTCCGCGCTCACGGGCAAGTCGCTCGACCTCGACGGCTGCTCGACGGCCGACGGGGCGGAGCTCCAGCAGTACTCCACGCTCGACAACCCCTGCCAGCGATTCCGGATCGCGCGATGA
- a CDS encoding family 43 glycosylhydrolase, with translation MTEITDEMRFEALLSRRTLLLGAAGGVALAGAAAAAGPGALRADAAGLALTNPLIRQRADPHIQRASDGTYHFTASVPEYDRIVLRSSPTLAGLATAAERTLWTRPASGTMGGFIWAPEIHLVDGVWHIYFAAGDSGAPFRVRPYVLRADGPDPMTARWSVLGRIYTAWDTFSLDATTFVHGGTRYLAWAQGEPGVDTGSNIYISAMSGPATLTGPQTRIAVPTAPWETIGFKVNEGPSALVRNGRVFLSFSASATDANYCMGLLTAAAGADLLAASSWTKSPGPVMVSNETTQQYGPGHNCFTTAEDGSDMLVYHARQYRDIQGDPLFDPNRHARIQALHYRTDGTPDFGIPVPDGTPPVRLRSANFATRYLRHQDFRARIDPDVAPLEDSQFRLVAGPAGAGTVALEAIGFPGRHLVESAGAVVLSAPDGRADFAARASFRQRAGLSGGGSSSFESVARPGAFLRHRGFTAFVEPVTGALGAADASFAIV, from the coding sequence ATGACCGAGATCACCGACGAGATGCGCTTCGAGGCGCTCCTGAGCCGCCGCACCCTCCTGCTCGGAGCCGCGGGCGGCGTCGCCCTGGCGGGGGCCGCGGCCGCTGCCGGTCCCGGAGCGCTGCGCGCCGACGCCGCCGGACTCGCGCTGACGAATCCGCTCATCCGGCAGCGGGCCGACCCGCACATCCAGCGGGCATCGGACGGGACGTACCACTTCACCGCCTCGGTGCCCGAGTACGACCGCATCGTGCTCCGCTCCTCCCCCACGCTCGCCGGACTCGCCACGGCGGCCGAGCGCACGCTGTGGACGCGGCCCGCGTCGGGGACGATGGGGGGCTTCATCTGGGCGCCCGAGATCCACCTCGTCGACGGCGTCTGGCACATCTACTTCGCCGCGGGCGACTCCGGTGCGCCGTTCCGCGTGCGTCCCTACGTGCTGCGCGCGGACGGACCCGACCCCATGACGGCGCGTTGGAGCGTGCTGGGGCGGATCTACACCGCATGGGACACCTTCTCCCTCGACGCGACGACGTTCGTGCACGGCGGCACGCGCTACCTCGCCTGGGCCCAGGGCGAGCCGGGCGTGGACACCGGGTCCAACATCTACATCTCGGCGATGTCCGGTCCGGCGACGCTCACCGGCCCGCAGACGCGGATCGCGGTGCCGACCGCACCCTGGGAGACGATCGGCTTCAAGGTGAACGAGGGCCCGTCGGCTCTCGTGCGCAACGGGCGCGTGTTCCTCTCGTTCTCCGCCAGCGCCACGGATGCGAACTACTGCATGGGCCTGCTCACCGCAGCTGCGGGTGCCGACCTCCTGGCCGCGTCGTCCTGGACCAAGTCCCCCGGGCCGGTGATGGTCTCGAACGAGACGACGCAGCAGTACGGACCCGGCCACAACTGCTTCACCACGGCCGAGGACGGCAGCGACATGCTCGTCTACCATGCGCGGCAGTACCGGGACATCCAGGGCGACCCCCTGTTCGACCCGAACCGGCACGCACGGATCCAGGCGCTGCACTACCGGACGGACGGGACGCCGGACTTCGGGATCCCCGTGCCGGACGGGACCCCTCCGGTGCGGTTGAGGTCGGCGAACTTCGCCACCCGCTACCTGCGGCACCAGGACTTCCGCGCACGCATCGACCCGGATGTCGCCCCGCTCGAGGACTCCCAGTTCCGGCTCGTCGCCGGGCCCGCCGGAGCGGGGACCGTCGCACTGGAGGCCATCGGCTTCCCGGGGCGCCACCTCGTCGAGTCGGCGGGCGCGGTGGTGCTGTCGGCACCCGACGGCCGAGCGGACTTCGCTGCGCGCGCGTCCTTCCGGCAGCGCGCGGGCCTGTCCGGAGGCGGGTCGTCGTCCTTCGAGTCGGTCGCGCGACCCGGAGCGTTCCTGCGCCATCGGGGCTTCACCGCGTTCGTGGAGCCGGTGACGGGCGCCCTCGGAGCAGCGGACGCGTCCTTCGCGATCGTCTGA
- a CDS encoding dihydrodipicolinate synthase family protein: protein MLTGLSAFPLTPLRDGALDAVAFAGLVERAAAAGVDSITALGSTGSYMYLDREERRRVATAAVDHAGETPVIVGIGALRTSQVLALAEDAQQAGASAVLLAPVTYQALSDDEVLGLFEDVTAELSVPLVVYDNPGTTHVTFTDDLHACIAQLPHVASIKIPGVPADPDEAAARVRALRDRVPASVTIGVSGDASAATGLIAGCDAWYSVIGGTLPELAVSITRAALDGDHAAASAESARLQPLWDLFAESGGSYRVVAAIAEHLGLVAPDCLPRPVRGLDAAGRARVEQLVAALGLRA, encoded by the coding sequence ATGCTCACGGGTCTCAGCGCCTTCCCCCTGACGCCGCTGCGCGACGGCGCACTCGACGCGGTCGCGTTCGCGGGGCTCGTCGAGCGTGCCGCCGCCGCCGGCGTCGACTCGATCACCGCGCTCGGGTCCACCGGCTCGTACATGTACCTCGATCGCGAGGAGCGCCGCCGGGTCGCGACCGCTGCCGTGGACCACGCGGGGGAGACCCCGGTGATCGTCGGCATCGGGGCGCTCCGCACCTCCCAGGTCCTCGCGCTCGCCGAGGACGCCCAGCAGGCGGGCGCGAGTGCCGTCCTGCTGGCCCCCGTGACCTACCAGGCCCTGTCCGACGACGAGGTGCTCGGCCTGTTCGAGGACGTGACCGCGGAGCTGTCCGTGCCGCTGGTCGTCTACGACAACCCCGGCACGACGCACGTGACCTTCACCGACGACCTCCACGCATGCATCGCGCAGCTGCCCCACGTCGCGTCGATCAAGATCCCCGGCGTCCCCGCGGATCCGGACGAGGCCGCCGCGCGTGTGCGGGCCCTCCGGGACCGCGTGCCGGCCTCCGTCACGATCGGGGTGTCGGGCGACGCCTCCGCGGCGACGGGGCTGATCGCCGGCTGCGACGCGTGGTACTCGGTCATCGGCGGCACGCTGCCCGAGCTTGCAGTCAGCATCACCCGCGCGGCCCTGGACGGCGACCACGCCGCAGCGTCCGCGGAGTCGGCGCGGCTGCAGCCGCTGTGGGACCTGTTCGCCGAGTCCGGGGGCAGCTACCGCGTCGTCGCCGCGATCGCCGAGCACCTCGGGCTGGTCGCCCCCGACTGCCTGCCGCGGCCGGTCCGCGGGCTGGACGCGGCCGGGCGGGCGCGCGTGGAGCAGCTCGTGGCCGCACTGGGGCTCCGCGCCTAG
- a CDS encoding Dyp-type peroxidase produces the protein MPDDARVPAGRGVSRRHLLLGGAAGTLGAAGAVGIDLLRRAPDAPATTPAAAVAGAETVPFHGIHQAGIETAPQAHAAYHALDLRAETDGPALRRMMRILTDDARRLSQGTSALADSEPELATVPARLTVTFGFGPELVARGAGEEAVPSWLRPLPAFSVDRLDPAYGDGDLLLHVAADDPLTVAHASRMLLKDTRSFATLRWTQTGFRRAAGSERPGTTMRNLFGQVDGTVNLSPGTPDFERLVWRETGPSWMAGGTGCVLQRIAMDLDEWDQLDRSGREQSVGRTLSTGAPLTGAHETDEADLTATTAIGFPVIPEFSHMRRARSDDPDERIFRRGYNYDDAPAPGGSVSDSGLLFVSYQADVDTQFVPLQRRLDELDLLNRWVTPVGSAVFAIPPGCGPDGYVGDTLL, from the coding sequence ATGCCCGACGACGCGCGGGTCCCCGCCGGTCGCGGCGTCAGCCGGCGGCACCTCCTCCTCGGAGGTGCGGCCGGCACCCTCGGCGCGGCCGGGGCGGTCGGCATCGACCTCCTCCGCCGCGCACCGGACGCACCGGCCACCACCCCCGCCGCCGCGGTGGCGGGTGCCGAGACCGTCCCCTTCCACGGGATCCACCAGGCCGGCATCGAGACGGCACCGCAGGCTCACGCGGCCTACCACGCCCTGGACCTGCGGGCGGAGACGGACGGGCCCGCCCTGCGGCGGATGATGCGGATCCTCACCGACGACGCCCGACGACTCAGCCAGGGGACGAGCGCCCTCGCGGACTCCGAACCGGAGCTCGCGACGGTCCCGGCGCGCCTCACCGTCACCTTCGGCTTCGGTCCGGAGCTGGTCGCCCGGGGCGCCGGGGAGGAGGCGGTCCCGTCGTGGCTGCGCCCTCTCCCGGCGTTCTCCGTCGACCGGCTCGATCCCGCCTACGGCGACGGCGACCTGCTGCTGCACGTCGCCGCCGACGACCCCCTCACCGTCGCGCACGCGAGCCGCATGCTGCTGAAGGACACCCGCTCGTTCGCGACGCTCCGCTGGACCCAGACGGGGTTCCGGCGAGCGGCAGGATCGGAGAGGCCCGGCACCACCATGAGGAACCTGTTCGGGCAGGTCGACGGGACCGTCAACCTGTCCCCCGGCACCCCCGACTTCGAACGGCTCGTCTGGCGCGAGACCGGCCCGTCGTGGATGGCCGGCGGCACCGGATGCGTGCTGCAGCGCATCGCGATGGACCTCGACGAGTGGGACCAGCTCGACCGGTCCGGCCGCGAGCAGTCCGTCGGACGCACCCTGTCCACCGGGGCCCCGCTCACCGGTGCGCACGAGACCGACGAAGCCGACCTCACCGCCACCACCGCGATCGGGTTCCCCGTCATCCCCGAGTTCTCGCACATGCGTCGGGCCCGCTCCGACGACCCCGACGAGCGCATCTTCCGGCGTGGGTACAACTACGACGACGCCCCCGCACCGGGTGGCAGCGTCTCCGACTCCGGCCTGCTCTTCGTCTCCTACCAAGCCGACGTCGACACGCAGTTCGTGCCCCTGCAGCGACGGCTCGACGAGCTCGACCTGCTCAACAGGTGGGTCACCCCCGTCGGCTCCGCCGTGTTCGCCATCCCGCCCGGATGCGGACCCGACGGCTACGTCGGCGACACCCTCCTGTGA
- a CDS encoding WxL domain-containing protein codes for MRTHILPIAGTAATLLLVLGIANPAAAATDGGTPVSVEVVGGALSITVPAATVSLGSVNESSSAQTVSAALGLVTVSDYRGGNAGWTVSASANDFTGPQNISVNGATTSGYDAPEANTVGVVTVAPSDLAGLYPGGAVQTATNVAGANSASWSPTISLGIPAGTLAGTYSTILTHSVN; via the coding sequence ATGCGCACCCACATCCTCCCCATCGCCGGAACGGCCGCGACGCTGCTCCTCGTCCTCGGCATCGCCAACCCCGCCGCGGCGGCCACGGACGGCGGCACCCCCGTCTCGGTCGAGGTGGTCGGCGGCGCGCTGTCGATCACCGTGCCCGCCGCGACGGTGTCCCTGGGCTCCGTCAACGAGAGCTCGTCCGCCCAGACGGTCTCCGCGGCCCTCGGCCTCGTCACGGTCAGCGACTACCGCGGGGGGAACGCGGGATGGACCGTCTCCGCGTCGGCGAACGACTTCACCGGCCCGCAGAACATCAGCGTCAACGGCGCCACCACCAGCGGCTACGACGCGCCCGAGGCGAACACCGTCGGCGTCGTGACGGTCGCCCCGAGCGACCTGGCCGGCCTCTACCCGGGAGGCGCCGTGCAGACCGCGACCAACGTCGCGGGCGCCAACTCCGCCAGCTGGTCTCCCACCATCTCCCTCGGCATCCCGGCCGGCACGCTGGCGGGCACGTACTCGACGATCCTGACGCACTCGGTCAACTGA
- a CDS encoding MarR family winged helix-turn-helix transcriptional regulator yields the protein MSADPLTLDNQVCFAAVLAARTVVSLYRPILEPLGLTHPQYLVMLALWERDGRSISDLGGALQLEPATLTPLLKRLEAAGLVRRARSDEDERVVRVTLTDTGRALREQAEHVPGRIAARTGMSIAELTQLRDTLHAFVDRIGAAPAGSVTI from the coding sequence ATGAGCGCGGATCCCCTGACCCTCGACAACCAGGTGTGCTTCGCGGCCGTCCTGGCGGCGCGGACCGTCGTCTCGCTCTACCGGCCGATCCTCGAGCCGCTCGGGCTCACGCATCCGCAGTACCTCGTCATGCTCGCGCTCTGGGAGCGCGACGGCCGGTCGATCTCCGACCTCGGTGGGGCCCTCCAGCTCGAGCCGGCCACGCTGACGCCCCTCCTGAAGCGCCTCGAGGCCGCCGGGCTGGTGCGACGCGCGCGCAGCGACGAGGACGAGCGCGTCGTGCGCGTGACCCTCACCGACACCGGGCGCGCGCTGCGCGAGCAGGCCGAGCACGTGCCGGGCCGGATCGCCGCCCGCACCGGGATGTCGATCGCCGAGCTCACGCAGCTCCGCGACACCCTGCACGCCTTCGTCGACCGCATCGGGGCCGCCCCTGCGGGGAGCGTCACGATCTAA